Proteins encoded within one genomic window of Candidatus Zixiibacteriota bacterium:
- a CDS encoding CTP synthase: MSERAKYIFVTGGVVSALGKGISSASLGFLLKSRGLRVCNLKLDPYLNVDPGTMNPFQHGEVFVLDDGSETDLDLGHYERFLDQSLTKDNNVTTGQVYHTIITRERRGDYLGATVQVIPHVTNEIKSRIKQLTRMEPKPDVVIAEIGGTVGDIESLPFLEAIRQMGQEEGPENTMFAHVTLVPYINAAGEFKTKPTQHSVAELRAIGIQPNALLCRCTNPISDELRKKISLFCSVSTEAVIVAKDVSTIYQVPLEYHQQGLDDIICKRFGWDLPEPDLKLWSGMVARINNPSKRIKIGICGKYVNLKDAYKSIIESFVHAGVNSDAEVDLVWVSSEDIKKNGAEKLLHDIDGLLIPGGFGERGVEGKIEAIRYVREKDIPFLGICLGMQCAVIEYARNVCGLQDAHSYEFYRDLKHPVIHLMADQEGVTELGGTMRLGAYPCVLDPGSVARAAYGTDEISERHRHRYEVNNAYRTMLEEHGLKLSGLSPDGRLVEIVEISDHRWFVGVQFHPELKSRPTKPHPLFREFVKAACEYYDERHGAKSTVAESEPDMTEKA; encoded by the coding sequence ATGTCTGAGAGAGCCAAATACATTTTCGTTACCGGGGGAGTGGTCTCGGCGCTGGGGAAAGGGATCTCTTCAGCGTCGCTGGGCTTCCTGCTCAAAAGCCGCGGTTTGCGCGTCTGCAATCTGAAGCTCGACCCGTATCTCAACGTCGATCCCGGTACCATGAATCCGTTCCAGCACGGCGAAGTGTTCGTGCTCGACGACGGCTCCGAGACCGATCTCGATCTGGGCCATTACGAGCGGTTTCTGGATCAGTCGTTAACCAAAGACAACAACGTCACCACCGGCCAGGTGTATCACACGATCATTACCCGTGAACGACGCGGTGATTACCTCGGCGCGACGGTCCAGGTGATTCCGCACGTCACCAATGAAATTAAAAGCCGGATCAAGCAGCTTACCCGGATGGAGCCGAAGCCGGATGTTGTCATTGCCGAGATCGGCGGTACGGTGGGCGATATTGAGTCGCTTCCGTTCCTCGAAGCGATTCGCCAGATGGGGCAGGAGGAAGGCCCCGAAAACACAATGTTCGCCCATGTCACCCTGGTGCCTTACATCAACGCCGCCGGCGAGTTCAAAACCAAACCGACCCAGCACTCGGTAGCCGAACTGCGGGCGATCGGTATTCAGCCCAATGCCCTGCTTTGCCGCTGTACCAATCCGATCTCCGATGAACTGCGTAAAAAAATCTCCCTGTTCTGTTCGGTTTCCACCGAGGCGGTGATCGTGGCCAAGGATGTCTCCACAATCTACCAGGTACCACTCGAATATCACCAGCAGGGTCTCGATGATATAATCTGCAAGAGGTTCGGCTGGGATCTGCCGGAACCGGATCTAAAACTCTGGAGCGGCATGGTCGCCAGGATCAACAATCCCTCCAAGCGGATCAAGATAGGTATCTGCGGCAAGTACGTTAATCTGAAGGATGCCTATAAGTCGATTATTGAGTCGTTCGTGCATGCCGGGGTGAACAGCGATGCCGAAGTGGATTTAGTCTGGGTCAGTTCGGAAGATATCAAGAAAAACGGCGCGGAGAAACTGTTGCACGATATCGACGGTCTCCTGATTCCGGGAGGTTTCGGCGAGCGCGGAGTCGAGGGAAAGATAGAGGCGATTCGCTATGTACGCGAGAAAGATATCCCGTTCCTCGGCATCTGCCTCGGTATGCAATGCGCCGTGATCGAATATGCCCGCAACGTCTGCGGTCTTCAGGATGCTCACAGTTATGAATTCTATCGCGACCTGAAACATCCCGTGATCCATCTCATGGCCGATCAGGAGGGCGTGACCGAATTGGGCGGGACGATGCGCCTCGGGGCTTATCCCTGCGTGCTCGATCCCGGTTCGGTGGCCCGGGCCGCTTACGGGACGGACGAAATATCGGAGCGCCATCGCCATCGCTATGAGGTCAACAACGCTTATCGTACGATGCTCGAGGAGCACGGCCTCAAGCTCTCCGGACTATCGCCCGACGGCCGTCTGGTGGAGATCGTGGAGATCAGCGATCATCGCTGGTTCGTCGGCGTGCAGTTCCATCCGGAGTTGAAATCGCGCCCGACCAAGCCGCATCCGTTATTCCGCGAGTTCGTGAAAGCCGCGTGCGAGTATTACGACGAGCGCCACGGCGCCAAGTCGACCGTAGCCGAATCGGAACCGGATATGACGGAGAAGGCGTAG
- the kdsB gene encoding 3-deoxy-manno-octulosonate cytidylyltransferase translates to MKDRVVAIIPARLNSSRFPNKVIYPFKGKPLLCYLVDSLAKSRLIDRLIVATDSREICDTMTSVGVETMMTSKRHRTGTDRAAEVAEKVPGSYFLNVQADNFGLQAHLLDKIIARFMADRKEQFGTLVTRAENDDDLVDPNTVKVVWTDDGYARWFSRMPLPYLQKAAEGPLAQQFKFYRHIGIYLFRREALKQFAAWKRSSHEKAESLEQLRILENGAALKGYLTKMRSVSVDSPTDLEKVCKLYK, encoded by the coding sequence ATGAAAGACCGAGTGGTCGCGATAATACCGGCCCGCCTGAACTCCTCGCGGTTTCCCAACAAGGTGATTTATCCTTTCAAGGGGAAACCGCTTCTTTGTTACCTGGTCGATTCTCTGGCCAAATCCAGGTTGATCGATCGTCTCATCGTAGCCACCGACTCGCGTGAAATCTGCGATACCATGACCAGTGTCGGGGTCGAAACCATGATGACCTCGAAACGGCATCGCACCGGCACCGACCGGGCGGCCGAGGTGGCCGAGAAAGTTCCGGGATCGTATTTTCTGAACGTTCAGGCCGATAATTTTGGCCTCCAGGCTCATTTGCTCGATAAGATCATCGCCCGCTTTATGGCCGACCGTAAAGAGCAGTTCGGGACCCTGGTGACGCGAGCGGAGAACGATGATGACCTGGTCGATCCGAATACGGTGAAGGTCGTTTGGACGGACGACGGCTATGCCCGCTGGTTTTCCCGGATGCCCTTGCCGTATCTCCAGAAGGCGGCCGAAGGCCCCCTGGCGCAGCAGTTCAAGTTCTATCGTCACATAGGGATATACTTATTCCGTCGGGAGGCCTTGAAGCAGTTCGCGGCATGGAAACGTTCGTCGCATGAGAAAGCCGAGTCGCTCGAACAATTACGTATTTTGGAAAACGGGGCGGCCCTGAAGGGCTATTTGACCAAAATGCGCTCGGTATCGGTGGACAGCCCCACGGATTTGGAAAAAGTTTGTAAGTTATATAAGTGA
- a CDS encoding ABC transporter permease — protein sequence MSYEVTVARRYLKSGRAFVSVSTWISMLGVTLGVAAVCVVVSMHNGFETEIRDRLLGTTSHITVFPSNASTITDYDSLVAKLESVDHVVAASPFIYFKGAISSVSGGDGLIVRGIDLEREKRTSDLLQSVTIGDLSFEPEVVGDDTIPGIILGVNLAEGLGVFLGDPVWLYSMRGEDLRGNTRPRVTKFYVAGLLETGMYEFDGQLAYISLQDAQKLFKLGDAATAAHLKLDDIYLASKVAPVIDSLLGHRYDVVPWNILHKNLFSWIAIEKQALGLGFILIVIVAAFSIISTLVMLTMEKRAEIGILKTLGYTPGSIAKIFVYQGLVISVIGVIAGWIISFVLAYLQNTYQLVSLPPDIYFISYLPFEAHLFDFFLAGITAILVCFLASLYPAFKAARLSVIEVLRQ from the coding sequence ATGAGTTATGAAGTCACCGTAGCTCGTCGTTATCTCAAATCCGGACGAGCCTTTGTTTCCGTTTCCACCTGGATATCAATGTTGGGAGTTACTCTTGGCGTGGCGGCGGTCTGCGTGGTCGTTTCGATGCACAACGGCTTCGAGACCGAAATCCGCGACCGCCTCTTAGGGACCACCTCGCACATCACGGTTTTCCCCAGCAACGCAAGCACGATTACAGATTACGACTCGCTCGTGGCGAAGCTGGAGTCGGTCGATCATGTCGTGGCGGCCTCGCCGTTTATCTATTTCAAGGGCGCTATTTCATCGGTCAGCGGCGGCGACGGCCTGATCGTGCGCGGGATCGACCTCGAACGCGAAAAGCGGACTTCCGACTTGCTGCAGTCGGTTACGATCGGCGACCTCTCGTTCGAGCCGGAAGTGGTCGGCGACGACACTATCCCTGGGATCATCTTAGGCGTCAACCTCGCCGAAGGCCTCGGGGTGTTTTTGGGCGATCCGGTCTGGCTTTATTCTATGCGCGGCGAGGACCTGCGCGGCAACACCCGACCGCGCGTCACCAAATTTTACGTAGCCGGATTGCTCGAAACCGGCATGTACGAGTTCGACGGCCAGCTTGCGTATATCTCGCTTCAGGACGCCCAGAAGCTGTTCAAGCTGGGCGATGCCGCCACGGCGGCGCATCTAAAACTGGACGATATCTATCTGGCATCGAAAGTTGCCCCGGTGATCGACAGCCTGTTGGGACACCGGTATGATGTTGTCCCCTGGAATATCCTGCACAAGAATCTTTTTTCCTGGATCGCAATCGAGAAACAAGCACTCGGACTCGGATTTATTCTGATCGTGATCGTGGCGGCGTTTTCGATTATCTCGACCCTGGTGATGCTTACCATGGAAAAACGAGCGGAAATCGGGATTCTCAAGACACTCGGTTATACGCCCGGATCGATCGCTAAAATCTTTGTTTATCAAGGACTTGTCATTTCCGTAATCGGGGTAATCGCCGGGTGGATTATCTCGTTCGTTCTGGCTTATTTACAGAACACCTATCAACTGGTATCGCTGCCGCCGGATATCTATTTCATCAGCTATCTGCCGTTCGAGGCCCATTTGTTCGATTTCTTCCTGGCCGGAATTACGGCAATACTGGTCTGTTTTTTGGCGTCGTTATATCCCGCTTTCAAGGCGGCGCGATTGAGCGTGATTGAGGTTCTGAGGCAATAA
- a CDS encoding ABC transporter ATP-binding protein: protein MDENKTVLSAEDIHREFVTAEAVLPVLRGLTLHLQAGDMVAVTGASGVGKSTLLHILGGLDRPTRGEVKINGISLIGQSEKQLAGFRNKKVGFVFQFHYLLQDFTAEENVMMPMLIAGSDKASARTKAELLLEQVGLTSRKSHRPNQLSGGEQQRVAVARALANDPEIVLADEPSGNLDTSTGRNLHDLLFHLNTDKKITMLIATHNEELATKCNRRMAIVDGLIRE, encoded by the coding sequence ATGGATGAAAACAAGACCGTACTGTCGGCCGAGGATATACATCGTGAGTTCGTGACGGCTGAGGCCGTCCTTCCGGTCCTTCGGGGGCTGACTCTCCATCTCCAGGCCGGGGATATGGTCGCCGTGACCGGCGCTTCGGGCGTAGGGAAATCGACTCTCCTTCACATTCTGGGAGGGCTGGATCGACCGACTCGGGGCGAGGTAAAGATCAACGGGATTTCGCTGATCGGTCAGTCGGAGAAGCAATTGGCAGGGTTCCGCAACAAGAAAGTAGGCTTCGTGTTCCAGTTCCATTACCTGTTGCAGGATTTCACAGCCGAAGAAAATGTGATGATGCCGATGTTAATCGCCGGCTCGGATAAGGCCTCGGCACGCACAAAAGCGGAACTGTTGCTAGAGCAAGTGGGTTTAACAAGTAGGAAAAGTCACCGTCCGAATCAATTATCGGGCGGCGAACAGCAACGTGTGGCGGTGGCCCGCGCTTTGGCGAACGACCCTGAAATTGTTCTTGCCGATGAGCCCTCGGGAAACCTGGACACCTCTACCGGACGCAACCTCCACGACCTCCTCTTCCACCTCAATACCGACAAGAAGATAACCATGCTGATCGCTACACATAACGAGGAGCTGGCGACGAAATGCAATCGTCGCATGGCGATAGTGGACGGACTTATTAGAGAATAA
- a CDS encoding UvrB/UvrC motif-containing protein: protein MLCQDCKKREAQVTFTQIVNNEKTSLALCKECAAARGFHSPLENAPFPLAEIVSGLQGQSAAPPMNAEEDTLVCKTCGLTFKQFAQQGRFSCGDCYKAFRSRIEPIMRKIHGASLHRGRSPVYEALKDEQEKTIVPVQEEARLESELKKAIESEEFERAAEIRDKLRTIREEVAAEDSTRG, encoded by the coding sequence ATGCTTTGTCAGGACTGCAAGAAACGTGAAGCCCAGGTAACGTTCACCCAGATCGTGAACAACGAGAAGACCAGCCTGGCGCTTTGCAAAGAATGTGCGGCCGCACGCGGTTTCCATTCTCCGCTGGAGAATGCACCATTCCCATTGGCCGAGATCGTGTCGGGGCTTCAGGGGCAATCAGCGGCGCCGCCGATGAACGCCGAGGAGGACACCCTCGTTTGTAAGACCTGCGGACTGACGTTCAAGCAGTTCGCCCAGCAGGGACGCTTCTCCTGCGGTGACTGCTACAAGGCCTTCCGCAGCCGGATCGAGCCGATCATGCGCAAAATCCACGGAGCTTCTCTGCACCGAGGTCGCAGTCCTGTCTACGAGGCGCTCAAGGACGAGCAGGAAAAAACAATCGTTCCGGTACAGGAAGAAGCACGCCTTGAGTCGGAGTTGAAGAAGGCGATTGAGTCCGAAGAATTCGAGCGAGCCGCCGAAATCCGCGACAAATTACGGACCATCCGCGAGGAAGTGGCGGCCGAAGACTCAACAAGGGGATAG